Proteins encoded in a region of the Ziziphus jujuba cultivar Dongzao chromosome 3, ASM3175591v1 genome:
- the LOC125423203 gene encoding stemmadenine O-acetyltransferase has translation MATTALKVEIIHRETLKPSSPTPYNLKNFKLCLIDQLAPTMYVPLILFYPHVNNGVDEAEKKTQLLKKTLSETLTLFYPLAGRIKTHDSIVCNDEGVEFFKAQANFPLSKILEKPNTYFLRKFLAAEPESIQARTGALLLVQVTFFQCGGMAIGISSSHKIGDASTLSAFLKSWTSMAVFGSEHGLVPEFNAAELLPPSDDFQPLEKIPGKCRTSRFVFYPKKIASLKENSSSESVKNPSRIEAVSSILWKSVAQASRSNNGFMKTCVFAQTVNIRARTSPPLSENLAGNFFGIIPAKLDENENGDDLKVLVAKLRKGIEEVKEFFGKKGLDVERVKQAMLKCGEMIRNEEMVDNYNCSSWFRFPLYEVDFGWGKPIWVSMSGMTFKNFIFLLPTRDGDGIEAWLSLTDEDMDLVETDQELLDFACLEPSVV, from the coding sequence atggCTACTACAGCCTTGAAAGTTGAAATCATTCACAGAGAAACATTAAAACCATCTTCTCCAACTCCATACAAccttaaaaatttcaaactctGTCTCATCGATCAGCTTGCTCCAACTATGTACGTCCCACTGATTCTCTTCTATCCCCATGTTAATAATGGAGTCGATGAAGCAGAGAAAAAAACCCAGCTTCTCAAAAAAACACTCTCAGAAACCCTAACTCTCTTCTACCCTCTAGCAGGAAGAATCAAAACCCACGACTCCATCGTCTGCAACGACGAAGGAGTCGAGTTCTTCAAGGCTCAAGCAAACTTTCCACTGTCGAAAATCCTTGAAAAACCAAACACATATTTCCTCAGAAAATTTCTCGCCGCCGAACCAGAATCTATACAGGCAAGGACAGGTGCTCTTCTCCTTGTCCAAGTGACCTTTTTCCAATGCGGTGGGATGGCAATCGGTATAAGCTCTTCGCATAAGATCGGCGACGCGTCGACGCTGAGTGCATTCCTTAAGAGCTGGACATCAATGGCGGTTTTTGGATCCGAACACGGTTTGGTTCCTGAATTCAACGCTGCAGAGCTTCTTCCACCTTCTGATGACTTTCAACCGCTGGAAAAGATTCCAGGAAAGTGCAGAACGAGCAGGTTCGTTTTCTATCCCAAAAAGATTGCTTCTCTTAAAGAGAACTCGTCTAGTGAATCTGTGAAAAACCCTTCTCGAATCGAAGCCGTTTCATCGATCCTTTGGAAATCTGTTGCACAAGCATCGAGATCGAATAACGGTTTTATGAAAACCTGTGTGTTCGCTCAGACAGTCAACATAAGAGCGAGAACTTCGCCACCATTGTCGGAAAACTTAGCCGGGAATTTCTTCGGAATCATCCCAGCAAAGTTGGATGAGAATGAAAATGGTGATGATCTTAAAGTCTTGGTTGCTAAGCTGAGGAAAGGGATTGAAGAAGTGAAAgagttttttggtaaaaaaggaCTTGATGTTGAAAGGGTGAAGCAAGCAATGCTTAAGTGTGGAGAGATGATAAGGAATGAAGAGATGGTGGACAATTATAATTGCAGTAGTTGGTTTAGGTTTCCTTTGTATGAGGTGGACTTTGGATGGGGAAAGCCAATATGGGTGAGTATGAGTGGTATGACATTcaagaatttcatatttctCTTGCCTACGAGAGATGGAGATGGAATTGAAGCTTGGCTGAGTCTTACTGATGAAGATATGGACTTGGTTGAAACCGATCAGGAGCTGCTTGACTTTGCTTGCCTAGAACCAAGTGTGGTTTAA